The proteins below are encoded in one region of [Limnothrix rosea] IAM M-220:
- a CDS encoding peptidylprolyl isomerase: MTKPFHYLCAVALAIALCFSSPQNTWALPGQTFTIAALAQGDAITDPEAILRYALPVDNKQIRRLQDSMEFINKDLRAKRWGPISSAAKKASRVLTVGKDTILADVVTDFRPEAEALLTEIEQDIEVIREAVKEKDRETIWAKRRKILNDVGIIEENMIAEYPITIPAEYDNLPRLLGRATVEMETTQGNLTIVLDGYNAPINAGNFADLVQRGFYDGLPFTRAEDLYILQTGDPVGPEVGFIDPKTNEYRAIPMEIMQTGDTEATYGFTLEDLGIYLPEINLPFNAYGALALARPTEDVNGGSSQVFFFKFDTELSPPGFNLMDGRYSVFGYTTEGKDVLEALTKQDKIISAKIVKGADKLVVPS, translated from the coding sequence ATGACCAAACCATTTCACTATTTATGCGCCGTTGCGCTGGCGATCGCCCTCTGTTTCAGTAGCCCCCAAAACACCTGGGCACTACCGGGTCAAACCTTTACCATTGCAGCCCTTGCCCAAGGAGACGCAATCACAGACCCAGAAGCAATATTGCGCTACGCCTTGCCCGTCGACAACAAGCAAATTCGCCGTCTGCAAGACAGCATGGAATTCATCAACAAAGATCTCCGTGCTAAACGTTGGGGACCCATCTCCTCCGCAGCAAAAAAAGCAAGCCGTGTACTCACCGTCGGGAAAGATACAATCCTCGCCGACGTAGTTACCGACTTCCGCCCCGAAGCAGAAGCACTCCTCACCGAAATTGAGCAAGACATTGAAGTCATTCGCGAAGCCGTCAAAGAAAAAGACCGCGAAACAATCTGGGCAAAGCGTCGTAAAATCCTGAACGATGTCGGCATCATCGAAGAAAACATGATTGCCGAATATCCCATCACCATTCCCGCCGAATACGACAACCTCCCCCGCTTACTCGGTCGCGCCACCGTCGAAATGGAAACAACCCAAGGCAATCTCACCATTGTGCTTGACGGCTACAATGCCCCCATTAACGCCGGCAACTTTGCCGATCTCGTCCAACGCGGCTTCTACGACGGTCTACCCTTTACCCGTGCCGAAGACCTCTACATCCTCCAAACAGGCGATCCCGTCGGCCCCGAAGTCGGCTTTATCGATCCCAAAACTAACGAATATCGCGCCATCCCCATGGAGATCATGCAAACTGGCGACACCGAAGCAACCTATGGTTTTACCCTCGAAGATCTAGGCATCTATCTCCCCGAAATCAATCTTCCCTTTAATGCCTACGGTGCATTAGCACTAGCTCGCCCCACAGAAGACGTTAATGGCGGTTCTTCCCAGGTCTTTTTCTTTAAGTTCGATACAGAGCTGTCCCCTCCCGGCTTTAACTTAATGGATGGTCGTTACTCCGTATTTGGCTACACCACAGAAGGGAAAGACGTTCTTGAAGCACTCACAAAACAGGACAAAATCATCTCCGCAAAAATCGTGAAAGGCGCTGATAAACTCGTTGTCCCTAGCTAA